The Epinephelus lanceolatus isolate andai-2023 chromosome 17, ASM4190304v1, whole genome shotgun sequence region CCTCCTCTGAATTTGGGTCTTGAAGTACCTGAGCAATGTACATTTGCTGTAGGggagaaaatgaaatacaaagtcaaagtctgatACCTATTTTGTGTTTCAGGATAAGCTTCATTCTGTGGACATCTCTTTCCACTGTTTAATCTTGAGGCTCATATGCTTATAGAATAAATATGACAGAATACATACTGCTGCCTTGCTGGCAGCAGTGCTGCATACTGGACGCCCATTCTCCATCCCGTCCACATGGGTGTCAATCTAAGACAGAGAACATTCATTTAGTATAAGCAGCTGAATATAATGCTGGTCTGAAGTACTGATGAATTGAGGAAACATGCATAACATGCAAACAAGGGTGACTATCTGTTACCTTGTAGTTGTGAGCACTGAGATATTTAAAGTGTCCAAAGCAGACGTGAGAGAGGCAGATAATGATTGTGAtgatcaaaactatgaatgtgaacatggaCGTTGCAGCTGAAAACCCTGGGAGGGAAGAAAGAAAGTgagacatttaacatttaacttgTGTTTTATTATGCTTTATTATGCTCAGAAAAAAGCAGTAGATacactgtttataaatgtgGGCATGTGTTAGGATATTATTGGCCAGTAGGTGGAGTCCTTGTCTTACCCGAGCGAACAGTAGAGAAGAACAGAAGCCAAAAGAGACAAAGAATAGGAGCAGCCACCACTTGGTTGACTGCTCCAGAGTGGATCTTCTTGTCTAGTTTGGATGGCAGATAGGCGTAGTACATGTTGTACCTGTCTGCGAGGTGTTTCAGTAGCATGTACATCAGCCCTGCACAGAGAGGGAAGACAAAGTAAATAGTGGAACTAATCCAATTAGGCCTGCTGATAAGCTTCTGTATAAAGAACAAAGCCACTGAGTCCCTGCCCTCCACACTTTTCTCCTGCGGTAATATAATAAGCACACTATCTTGATGTGAAACAGCAGTAATCAAAGCGGGGGATGTTAAACAGTAGAACTCACCAAAAGGGACGATGATCGGGCAGGTGATGCTGTAGGTCATAACCACAGTGAAGACACACATCATCCATGCATAAGCCGCCCCAAACTGGAACTCATACGCTTGGTGCTGTGAAGATACAGTTACAAAATATCAAAGTCTGGGTACAGAAAAATTAGTGATTTCTTtctaaacacattatacatgttagaaaatactAGTTTAAAACACATGAAAAGACTTCCCCTACCATATAAAAACTACTACGTTACTACTAACATTAGCGCAGATATATCAATGTCTTGCAGTGGCTTGTTCTTCAGCAGGGAGTGTGTTTGCTTTGTGCTACTTGGtgagctgctgaatgagagCCTGTCGCTGCACAGCAGCTTGTTCTTCAGGTCGGCAAGTGCGTGCTTTGTGCTTCTTTGTTAGCTGCTATAAAGACTTTtaatcattcaaatttggctgggtggttaataacacatttttcggtGGTGCGACAAACTTACACTTACACATATTTACTTTTGCTTTACCTCActtgcattttcactaaaaccttaccATTTAAGACTGACTGAAAGTCAATATCCAAtattagtgaaaatgcatgtttggaaagtactgatcATACGACTGAATTATTGAGACTTGGAGTTTACTGCACGAGTTGATTGAGAGTttgtaaaaatatgttttgctgtattttgctgttgttaaacatggtcgCCATTTTCTTTAGAGGCATGCAAGACAAAGATTTCTTtcgaattcaaggtaacacggcaTGACTTATTGATATataaatggtaattttgtgggtgaagtattcctttaaagaagGACCCTAATTTGCAGTACATCATGTGaaggggtgaaaaaaaaaaaacaaaaaaaaaaacccagaataTATTTTCAGCCCAAAATCAAAGCAGAGATTcccatttttatatatttttgacaTCTGAGTGTTGGCTTTCTAATGTTTAGCTTCTTAACTGGCTCGTTCATGTGCACAACAATGACACAATTAATTCCCCCAcacagtttcaaaatcagtgaCTGTGTTAGAGGTAAATTATACCCtgctattaaatgttaaattaaacCACTTTATGGGCCATGGACCCATTAATGATGTCAACGTGGCAAGCAGGGGAAACACCAACCCTCTTGACATTCCTCCTCTCCGCTGCAGAGCGAGCCAAACAGAGGCGGATCATGTACATAAGTAGACCGGGGATCCTCAGCAGGTCCATGGCATTTCCAATGAATGCAGATGCAATGACATAGTTCACGAAGAACGCTCCATTGTCAGGAAGGAACACGCACCTAAagagcaaagaaaaaagaaaatcttacTAAAGTCTGATGTGAGAGTCACTCTTAAGTTTTAAAATGCTTTATTGGAGAAGCCTATTTAATTCCAAATTAATTTACtgacacatttaaactggtgaTGGTACAGAAGAAAATGACTGCTTACATTGTCATCCTGTTTTGCCCTGTTCCAAGTGCTGGAGAGTTGTATTGAAAACATCCATAAATTGATCGTACTTACTCAAATCTCACTTTAGCATCTGCCAAGAACTTTTTGTCAAAAAGCCAGCGGAAGAAAACATCCAAACTGCAACGATACAAGAAAGAGATTAAATCAGCTCAATTATTCaagctgaaaaaaatgaattaatgtatAACattaatcataatcataaacaTCCTATACCTGCTGAGTCCTAGGGAGGGCAGCAACAGGACCATGAAGATCAAGAACGTGTAGCATTTATGCATTGTGGTCCTGTTCTCTCCTGACctgttgaaaaaataaacagaatacAATCAAACAACCTTAAACCTCAAATGTGAATAGAGACAACATGACTCTGATTATGCTGAAGTATTGACTGCAGATAGTGTAAACTATACCGGGTCCAGTGGGCTTCGAAGAAGGCAGAGTAGTAAACAATGGTGGGAAGTAAGGCAGAGAAGGACCACAGGAGGAGGGTAGGGAAGAACTGGGTGATGATTGGATTCTGGAAGACAGATCAGACAGACATGAACATGCTGTGTCAAGAACTGAGAAGTGAAATCCTGTTTCTCTGCAACAGCATACATACTCGATAAGGATGCATGATCTGGTCGCACTcttcataaagaaaaaaacaagccatAAATGAAACACTCACATTTAGGTACTCCACTGGTTTGGTAACATTGAACTTGTCCATGGTGGAGATGATGATGGCCGGGGtggtgaggaagaagaggaggagaaagaggacaaGGTTGATGATCAAGCAGCGGACCCACCAGATGAATCCTCCCACTGACAGATGCTCCCTGTGGGATGAAGGTTATGTTTCGGTTAGATTGACACAGCTGGCCAGTAAACTGATACTGCAGATCAAAAACCGGTATGCCATCGGGATTAAGAAAGTCTAATTATTCCTCAGTATAATATGAAGCACATTACACATCAACAAGTCTGTATTTGTAGAACTCCCTTTGGGTATttgtatgaagtacttttaTTCTGCCAAATGTATCCACCCTTTTCAATTGGTGGAGTTATGCAGAGGGGAAAAAACTATTCAGCCTGGATAGTGGAGAGAATATGAGACCTAAATGTGTTCTTACCAGTAAACATTTTGTGGATCAGGGGCATAGTTGACAGTccagttgtgtgtgtgaagcttgTGGCTGAATTGAGAGCTCTTGGGCTCCCAACGACACTTACAGCCCTGACACTTGCAAGCATTAAAGTCTTTCAagattctgaaaaaaaaaaccatacaCCCAAACATAGAACAGACATTACAGTGTGCCGAGAGCTAAATAATCTGTAAACTTAAAACCTCACAGGTCACAGATACACATTGACATATTACATATATAATATACTCACATGGCAGTCATAGACTCATTCTGGAAAGTGACAAAGGCCATTCCTAAGGGCTTCCCGTtaaccttctctctctctttcctgtaGTCATCTTTTAGCTGTGCCTCCAATTTGGTATAGTAGCTCACTGCCTCTTCCTGTAACAGACAAGAAAAATAAGTCAGTCTGTGatgtttgttttagttttagtttaatcCTAACAGCTATAATTTTACACTGCAGAAATAGCGAGTATCATTTAAAGGGCAATTGTGctctttttcaaaattcatacatgtaaTTCCTACattctaagacagtccaaaaatattagtaaatatGAACaactcccaaatccaaaaactagagtgctacaACCCAAATTAGTGATGTCGTTTGGTGtcaagtctggagctgctccattgaATATGAGTTGGGAAAAATGTTTTAGATAACACaaagagcacccaggggaatgttctaaGTATATGGGTATGTTTCAAGTTTCAAAACTGACAACACCACAATAGAAAAATGCTCATTTGGGtgtgaaaaagacaaacatctTGCAGTTATACAAAATCATtctctatggagcagctccagactttatacttgatgacatcacacgttTGAGACTTAGGCTGCGTTCCATACAATTTGGAACTTGAACATTTCCAACCTCCCACTAGAAAAAGTACAATGGAAGCGCACATATTAATTGATAGGTCATGTAGGTAGGATGCATTTGTACACTACATCATTTGTATTAGGCTAGTGAATGGAATATTGATATATGTTTCCAAGGATATAagtgctgtaaaataaaatgtttaatggCGTCTGTTGCCTCGAgttgtttttcctcctgtttcATATATGTGTGCAAGCAGGCTGCACTGCTGAGTGTGTACACCCACCAAGTAAACATTAGTTTGTCAGAGTAAGccatgtttttgtttacatttggtGCTGTGTACCTGAAACATTGGAGGTCAGAAGTTGGACATTGCAACTGGGAAATTTCGACGTCCGGCTGTGACTGGACTGCAGCATTGATGCTCTGTCTGTATAATTGTCTTCGAATGTAATTATATGACTATCAACTTAAACTTATGACTAGACATCATAATATTTGGCACTATTTAGCACTTTGAGATTAATGTCTACTTTTATGGGCTACTTCGTACTGCTTTTATTTGGGTTTTAAAgatttttacagtgtaattttaaatatatgttttattgctgtttagtTGTTACTCTTTCTGCCTGTCAGTAATGCAAACCTGACACAACCCATACACGTACACCCATATACGTAGCAGTTAGCACAAGGAGTGTCATGactaaagcaaaaataaaggCTGCAGTATACAAAATGATGTTCAGATAGGGTTTACAACTGATGTGAAATTATACGGCTTGATGGCTTTTCTAGGAGCAGCTACCTGCATGTTACACTGCTTATATGTTTTTCCAGCTTAGCCCCGATTCTCCACATGAATCTATAAATTGATAGTAAAATCAGACAGATGCCTTCATT contains the following coding sequences:
- the tmem63ba gene encoding mechanosensitive cation channel TMEM63B isoform X2 gives rise to the protein MEMLGASECSNPGSCPPAETTASNSTKDFCYSARIRSTVLQGLPFGGVPTVLALDFMCFLGLLVVFSFLRKVAWDYGRLALVTDADSVASALTSDTPERYERLTSVSSSVDIDQRDTGFCSWLTAIFRIKDEEIREKCGEDAVHYLSFQRHIIGLLVVVGVLSVGIILPVNFSGNLLENNAYSFGRTTIANLNADNALLWLHTIFAFLYLLLTVYSMRRHTSKMHYKEDDLVKRTLFINRISKYAEETDIKQHFEQAYENCAVLEARICYDVARLMSLNSERKKAERNKKFFLDLHAKEHITTMINPKPCGHLCCCIIKGCEQEEAVSYYTKLEAQLKDDYRKEREKVNGKPLGMAFVTFQNESMTAIILKDFNACKCQGCKCRWEPKSSQFSHKLHTHNWTVNYAPDPQNVYWEHLSVGGFIWWVRCLIINLVLFLLLFFLTTPAIIISTMDKFNVTKPVEYLNNPIITQFFPTLLLWSFSALLPTIVYYSAFFEAHWTRSGENRTTMHKCYTFLIFMVLLLPSLGLSSLDVFFRWLFDKKFLADAKVRFECVFLPDNGAFFVNYVIASAFIGNAMDLLRIPGLLMYMIRLCLARSAAERRNVKRHQAYEFQFGAAYAWMMCVFTVVMTYSITCPIIVPFGLMYMLLKHLADRYNMYYAYLPSKLDKKIHSGAVNQVVAAPILCLFWLLFFSTVRSGFSAATSMFTFIVLIITIIICLSHVCFGHFKYLSAHNYKIDTHVDGMENGRPVCSTAASKAAQMYIAQVLQDPNSEEAGSGSGEDDGQGSSQDEDIINVENGLNEDFQSGEDSLIDNEVRH
- the tmem63ba gene encoding mechanosensitive cation channel TMEM63B isoform X1, giving the protein MEMLGASECSNPGSCPPAETTASNSTKDFCYSARIRSTVLQGLPFGGVPTVLALDFMCFLGLLVVFSFLRKVAWDYGRLALVTDADRRMDQRYSRLDDREYVASALTSDTPERYERLTSVSSSVDIDQRDTGFCSWLTAIFRIKDEEIREKCGEDAVHYLSFQRHIIGLLVVVGVLSVGIILPVNFSGNLLENNAYSFGRTTIANLNADNALLWLHTIFAFLYLLLTVYSMRRHTSKMHYKEDDLVKRTLFINRISKYAEETDIKQHFEQAYENCAVLEARICYDVARLMSLNSERKKAERNKKFFLDLHAKEHITTMINPKPCGHLCCCIIKGCEQEEAVSYYTKLEAQLKDDYRKEREKVNGKPLGMAFVTFQNESMTAIILKDFNACKCQGCKCRWEPKSSQFSHKLHTHNWTVNYAPDPQNVYWEHLSVGGFIWWVRCLIINLVLFLLLFFLTTPAIIISTMDKFNVTKPVEYLNNPIITQFFPTLLLWSFSALLPTIVYYSAFFEAHWTRSGENRTTMHKCYTFLIFMVLLLPSLGLSSLDVFFRWLFDKKFLADAKVRFECVFLPDNGAFFVNYVIASAFIGNAMDLLRIPGLLMYMIRLCLARSAAERRNVKRHQAYEFQFGAAYAWMMCVFTVVMTYSITCPIIVPFGLMYMLLKHLADRYNMYYAYLPSKLDKKIHSGAVNQVVAAPILCLFWLLFFSTVRSGFSAATSMFTFIVLIITIIICLSHVCFGHFKYLSAHNYKIDTHVDGMENGRPVCSTAASKAAQMYIAQVLQDPNSEEAGSGSGEDDGQGSSQDEDIINVENGLNEDFQSGEDSLIDNEVRH